One window of the Rissa tridactyla isolate bRisTri1 chromosome 9, bRisTri1.patW.cur.20221130, whole genome shotgun sequence genome contains the following:
- the DAPK2 gene encoding death-associated protein kinase 2 isoform X1: MKSTTMALFKQQKVEDVYEIGEELGSGQFAIVKKCREKSTGVEYAAKFIKKRQSRASRRGVRREEIEREVNILQQILHANIIKLHDIYENKTDVVLILELVSGGELFDFLAQKESLSEEEATRFIKQILDGVNYLHSKKIAHFDLKPENIMLLDKNIPIPHIKLIDFGLAHKIEEGVEFKNIFGTPEFVAPEIVNYEPLGLAADMWSIGVITYILLSGASPFLGETKQETLANITAVNYEFDEEFFSNTSDLAKDFIQKLLVKDTRKRLTIQEALSHPWITLKEETKVQENKKVENTQLKTKRLREYTIKCHSSMPPNNTYINFERFARVVEDISLMERGFSTLAASHDSLQEDIDALVSIYNEKEAWYKEENESVRHKLSQLKYEYRKIESLKRHLQDDIKTVGASLTGISGKYADLQSQYESLSQELSEELRWIQDLMSSFQLENEACVNGNFDSVFNKDINESLMELLNRSRCEEFLAGLNLVVAESNQEC; the protein is encoded by the exons TGGCCAGTTTGCAATAGTGAAGAAATGTCGAGAAAAAAGCACCGGTGTGGAGTATGCTGCTAAGTTCATTAAAAAACGTCAGAGTCGGGCCAGCCGTCGTGGAGTGAGACGCGAGGAGATTGAACGGGAGGTTAATATTCTGCAGCAGATTCTGCATGCCAATATCATCAAGTTGCATGACATCTATGAGAACAAGACGGATGTGGTCCTCATCCTTGAGCT AGTTTCTGGAGGAGAACTTTTTGATTTCCTGGCACAGAAGGAATCTTTGAGTGAAGAGGAAGCAACCAGATTTATCAAGCAGATTTTGGATGGTGTGAATTACCTTCACTCTAAGAAAATTGCTCACTTTGATTTAAAG ccTGAAAACATTATGCTTCTAGACAAGAATATCCCTATTCCACACATCAAACTCATTGATTTCGGCCTGGCTCACAAAATAGAAGAGGGAGttgaatttaaaaacatttttggaacTCCAGAATTTGTAG ctccAGAAATAGTAAACTATGAACCGCTTGGACTAGCTGCAGATATGTG GAGCATAGGAGTCATCACCTACATACT GCTTAGTGGTGCATCGCCTTTCCTTGGAGAAACTAAACAAGAAACGCTTGCAAACATCACAGCTGTGAATTATGAATTTGATGAAGAATTTTTCAGCAATACCAGTGACCTGGCCAAAGATTTTATTCAGAAACTCCTGGTGAAAGATACACG gAAACGGCTTACAATTCAGGAAGCTTTGTCTCATCCGTGGATAACG CtgaaagaagaaaccaaagtCCAAGAAAACAAGAAGGTTGAGAACACACAGCTGAAGACAAAACGCCTGAGAGAGTACACCATAAAGTGCCATTCGAGTATGCCTCCCAATAATACCTACATCAACTTTGAGCGCTTTGCCCGGGTAGTTGAGGACATTTCACTTATGGAACGGGGTTTCAGCACTTTGGCTGCATCCCACGATTCCTTGCAGGAGGACATTGATGCTCTGGTTTCCATTTATAATGAGAAAGAAGCTTGGTATAAAGAAGAGAATGAAAGTGTGAGGCACAAGCTGTCTCAGCTGAAGTATGAATACCGTAAAATTGAATCCCTGAAAAGACATCTACAAGACGATATCAAGACTGTAGGCGCTAGTCTTACAGGCATAAGCGGGAAATATGCTGATCTGCAGAGTCAGTACGAATCTCTCAGTCAAGAACTTTCTGAGGAACTCAGGTGGATACAGGATTTAATGAGCAGTTTTCAACTGGAAAATGAAGCCTGTGTGAATGGAAACTTTGACTCTGTTTTCAACAAAGATATTAATGAATCACTAATGGAGCTGTTAAACAGATCTCGCTGTGAAGAATTCCTTGCAGGATTGAATCTTGTTGTAGCAGAATCAAATCAGGAATGTTGA
- the DAPK2 gene encoding death-associated protein kinase 2 isoform X2, producing the protein MKSTTMALFKQQKVEDVYEIGEELGSGQFAIVKKCREKSTGVEYAAKFIKKRQSRASRRGVRREEIEREVNILQQILHANIIKLHDIYENKTDVVLILELVSGGELFDFLAQKESLSEEEATRFIKQILDGVNYLHSKKIAHFDLKPENIMLLDKNIPIPHIKLIDFGLAHKIEEGVEFKNIFGTPEFVAPEIVNYEPLGLAADMWSIGVITYILLSGASPFLGETKQETLANITAVNYEFDEEFFSNTSDLAKDFIQKLLVKDTRKRLTIQEALSHPWITPVDKRQALVRKASVVNMENFKRQYARRRWKLSYRIVSLCNHLSRSLVKKVLIQDESLRNCESDSEDLSQRKATHQRRSSIS; encoded by the exons TGGCCAGTTTGCAATAGTGAAGAAATGTCGAGAAAAAAGCACCGGTGTGGAGTATGCTGCTAAGTTCATTAAAAAACGTCAGAGTCGGGCCAGCCGTCGTGGAGTGAGACGCGAGGAGATTGAACGGGAGGTTAATATTCTGCAGCAGATTCTGCATGCCAATATCATCAAGTTGCATGACATCTATGAGAACAAGACGGATGTGGTCCTCATCCTTGAGCT AGTTTCTGGAGGAGAACTTTTTGATTTCCTGGCACAGAAGGAATCTTTGAGTGAAGAGGAAGCAACCAGATTTATCAAGCAGATTTTGGATGGTGTGAATTACCTTCACTCTAAGAAAATTGCTCACTTTGATTTAAAG ccTGAAAACATTATGCTTCTAGACAAGAATATCCCTATTCCACACATCAAACTCATTGATTTCGGCCTGGCTCACAAAATAGAAGAGGGAGttgaatttaaaaacatttttggaacTCCAGAATTTGTAG ctccAGAAATAGTAAACTATGAACCGCTTGGACTAGCTGCAGATATGTG GAGCATAGGAGTCATCACCTACATACT GCTTAGTGGTGCATCGCCTTTCCTTGGAGAAACTAAACAAGAAACGCTTGCAAACATCACAGCTGTGAATTATGAATTTGATGAAGAATTTTTCAGCAATACCAGTGACCTGGCCAAAGATTTTATTCAGAAACTCCTGGTGAAAGATACACG gAAACGGCTTACAATTCAGGAAGCTTTGTCTCATCCGTGGATAACG CCAGTGGACAAGCGACAGGCTTTGGTTCGGAAAGCATCTGTTGTTAACATGGAAAACTTCAAAAGGCAGTATGCTAGAAGGCGATGGAAG CTTTCTTACCGTATTGTCTCATTGTGCAACCACTTATCTCGTTCGCTGGTGAAAAAGGTCCTAATACAAGATGAAAGTTTG AGAAACTGTGAAAGTGACAGCGAGGATCTTTCACAAAGAAAAGCCACTCATCAGAGGAGAAGCAGCATATCATAA